From Chryseotalea sp. WA131a:
TGTTATCATCGCTGTATTCAATCGTCACTTGCGATTTTGCATCGGGGCGCAAGTAGGTCATTACTTTTCCTTCTCTACGGATCACGGAAAGTTCACGCAATAATAAATGGGCCAACTCCAGCGGAAGTGGCATATAGTTGTCCGTTTCGTTGGTGGCATAGCCAAACATCATACCTTGGTCGCCAGCGCCTTGGTCTTCTTTTTTCTTGCGCTCCACACCTTGGTTAATGTCTGATGATTGTTCGTGAATGGCTGAGAAAATGCCGCAGCTATTGGCTTCGAACATGTATTCACTTTTGGTATAACCTATTTTACGAATCACCTCACGGGCAATGTCTTGCACATCTAGATAGGCTTCTGACTTTACTTCACCCGCCAAAACTACTTGGCCAGTGGTGACGAGCGTTTCGCACGCCACTTTTGAGTTGGCATCATAAGCCAAAAAATAATCGATAAGAGCGTCAGAGATTTGATCCGCTACTTTATCAGGGTGGCCTTCAGAAACGGATTCAGAGGTGAATAGGTATGCCATGTTGCTTTTTTGTTTTTGTATTAGGGCGCAAAAATAGGTTAAAGAAATTAAACCAAAAAGCCTCTTTTATGTATTTACTTTAACCCAAAAAACTAAATACAGCGGGTTCTTTGAGCAATGCGGGTTTGTTTTTTTTCCACTGACCAACCGATTTGGTTTGAATGAATTCATGTATGCCCGTTACATCAAGCGCAATCGATAGCTGTGTTTCATTCTTGAGCGAATTCAACAAATGGTCGAGCACTTGATTGTTACGATACGGGGTCTCGATAAAAAGTTGCGTTTGTTTTTTTTGCTGCGATTCTTTCTCCAATTCTTTGATTGTCTTTACAGCCTCTTTTGCATCGATAGGCAAGTAACCATGAAAAGCAAAACGTTGTCCATTCAGCCCACTCGCCATAAGCGCTAGCAAAATGGACGAAGGCCCTACCAGTGGTACTACCTGAATGCCGTGTTGATGGGCATACGCCACTGCCAGCGCTCCAGGGTCAGCTACACCGGGGCACCCCGATTCGGAAATTACCCCAACATTTTTTCCTTCCAACAAAGGCTTCATCAATTCAACTAGCCCTACTTGAGTGGTGTCTTTGTTCAGTACCTCAAATTGTAAACTCTCAATCCGCTCATAAATTTTCAATCCGCTTAAAAACCTTCTAGCTGTGCGCACATCTTCTGCTAGGAAATATTGAAGGGATGGTAGGGCTTCTAGTACACTCGGTGGAATAACCTGTTGAGTGCCTTCAGCAATCAGGTTAGGTATAAGAAAGAGTTTTCCATTCATTTAGAAAGGAGTTAGGATATTGGAGTTAGGAGACACCGAATACCAAACACTGACTATCGCTCTCTACTTTCTAGAGACCTCAACACCAACTCCACAAACCCCTTCGGGTCTTCGGCTTGCACCCAATGGCCAGTGTTCAATGTTTCTATTTTTGCCTGTGGAAAATAGCTGGTTATCAATTGGTCATCGCCAGGTTTAAAGTAATTGGATTTAGCGCCTTTGACAAATAAGGTTGACTTATCAAATATGCCCTCGTATTGCATGCCGGCACCAATCTCTTCAATATGTGTCTCGATGGCAGCTAAATTTATTTTCCAAATAAACCTACCCTCGCTATCGCGCGATAAGTTTTTAAGTAAGAATTGGCGGACGTCCGCTTCGTCTACATATTCTGCTAAAATTGCTTCGGCCTCGTTTCTTGATTGAATGCTGGACAGTGGTATGGCTGCTAGTCCGTCCAAAATATGATCGTGATGAACAGGGTATGCTTTGGGTGCGATATCTACCACAATTAATTTCTCAATGGTGTTTGGGTTTTTAATGGCCAAATTCATGGCCGTTTTGCCGCCCATCGAGTGACCAATAACGATTGGATTGACAATGGTATTCTCACTCATGAATGCTTCTAAATCTTCCGTCAGTAGTTTATAATTGAAATCATCTGAGTGGGGTGATTGCCCGTGGTTGCGCTGGTCAATAGTGTATACCGTGTACTTTTCTGCAAAGACTTTGGAGAGCGAGTACCAATTATCAGAAGAGCCGAACAGCCCATGCAAAATCAGCAATGGTTGTCCGTGGCCCGCTTGGCGGAAGAATAATTTCATGGCGCGAAGATAGTAAAGAAATAAGTCGGGCTAATTTGAATATTCAATCACCAATAGCATTGTCTAAGTTCAAATAATAAGTGCAGCACAATAGGTTGAAAGAAAGGAGAATTTCTCCCCCTTTCAATTGGCCAAGTTAATTAAACTTGTGTTGCAATGACAAAATATAAACAACTTGGCCAAGAATAAAGGTATGTAATTGGCAGACTTTTAAAAGCGGGCAAAACGCACGAGGAGATGGCCACGGCTGTTGGTTGCCATAAATCTACTATCAGTCGGGAATTAAAGAGGAACACTCGTAATGTGGCAGTGAGGCAAAATTGTACAGGCCTGAGAAGACTCAAAGAAAACAAATGTTACCAAAGTCACACTTAAGCAAGTGAAGAGAGTAGAAAAAATGATCAATGAAAGACCTGCAAGAAAATTTAACTATCAAACCCCAATGATGTATTTTTACAAAAATTAAAAGTTGCACTTATTAATTGAACACAGCAGTTTAGGAATATAAAGAATTGAAATGATTGGAAGCGAAGAGATTAGTTTTCAGAAGTTTAAAATCACACTAAGATATGGCATTACGTGGGAACAATTATTATTCTTTTCATTGATCTATGGTGCCATTATCTTTATTCCTTATTTAGATGCAACTAATTATTTGATTCCGACAATAGCAATAATCACCTGCGTCATTCATGCGCTTTTGATAATAATAGACATGAATAATTCTGAAAATAAGTTTATCGAATATTTTGAATCCGTACTCAATTATGAAAAAATAAAAAGGGTTCAAGAAACCCATTAAAAGGAAAACAACATTTTAAACTATGCCCCACGAACACTTACACCGCT
This genomic window contains:
- a CDS encoding SAM-dependent methyltransferase: MNGKLFLIPNLIAEGTQQVIPPSVLEALPSLQYFLAEDVRTARRFLSGLKIYERIESLQFEVLNKDTTQVGLVELMKPLLEGKNVGVISESGCPGVADPGALAVAYAHQHGIQVVPLVGPSSILLALMASGLNGQRFAFHGYLPIDAKEAVKTIKELEKESQQKKQTQLFIETPYRNNQVLDHLLNSLKNETQLSIALDVTGIHEFIQTKSVGQWKKNKPALLKEPAVFSFLG
- a CDS encoding alpha/beta fold hydrolase, whose product is MKLFFRQAGHGQPLLILHGLFGSSDNWYSLSKVFAEKYTVYTIDQRNHGQSPHSDDFNYKLLTEDLEAFMSENTIVNPIVIGHSMGGKTAMNLAIKNPNTIEKLIVVDIAPKAYPVHHDHILDGLAAIPLSSIQSRNEAEAILAEYVDEADVRQFLLKNLSRDSEGRFIWKINLAAIETHIEEIGAGMQYEGIFDKSTLFVKGAKSNYFKPGDDQLITSYFPQAKIETLNTGHWVQAEDPKGFVELVLRSLESRER
- a CDS encoding helix-turn-helix domain-containing protein — its product is MGRLLKAGKTHEEMATAVGCHKSTISRELKRNTRNVAVRQNCTGLRRLKENKCYQSHT